One genomic region from Haloterrigena gelatinilytica encodes:
- the arcS gene encoding archaeosine synthase subunit alpha: MTDYFEVHERDGAARVGELRLESPVTTPALVDDVLEDAGSLWSADRELPEGDESTLTVLPHRAFPGGTAEEVRESFAVDHPEVDYPSVAVVSSERVEEQGTDAYAVSDVQSITGHGAALVEAVVNVREAIPTDTALYFSGVATPRNVAVLAYAGVDLFDETAAVVKGTEGRYLTTDEAYFLEDLEELPCSCSACQKPREEFTREDCAEHNVNALEAELGIVRRRIRDGRLRDYVEGQARHDQWLTAAVRELDSEWGYLEERTPILRDAEINAATEDTLRRVEIQRYADRVTTRYRNRFQNPLVLVPCSATKPYSESQSHGQFHDVIQWRAHLVSMTSPIGVVPQELETTYPAQHYDTVVTGRWSEDEKQFVSEVLRRYLERNDYPEIIAHVPDEGYRDIVSRVEEALDLDVTYTVPEGGHPTDDESLSNLGTALSGELKYSKREREHNTVRAIADYLLGDGAGDDLFDDIQTTSRYPKIQVRDSEETQLATMVPQYGTLSFTLEGAKRWVDSDAPTKRVEIDGFVPHGSVLAPGVVDADDEIRVGDEVVVEGPNAFAVGRAEMFGREMRESSRGIACEVRHVEEK, encoded by the coding sequence ATGACCGACTACTTCGAAGTCCACGAGCGCGACGGGGCCGCTCGCGTGGGCGAACTCCGACTCGAGTCGCCCGTCACGACCCCCGCGCTCGTCGACGACGTCCTCGAGGACGCGGGGTCGCTGTGGAGCGCCGATCGGGAGCTTCCCGAGGGCGACGAGTCGACGCTCACCGTCCTCCCCCACCGGGCGTTCCCCGGCGGCACCGCCGAGGAAGTCCGCGAGTCCTTCGCGGTCGATCACCCGGAGGTCGACTACCCGAGCGTCGCGGTCGTCTCGAGCGAGCGGGTCGAGGAACAGGGTACCGACGCCTACGCCGTTTCCGACGTCCAGTCGATCACGGGCCACGGCGCGGCGCTGGTCGAGGCCGTCGTCAACGTCCGCGAAGCGATTCCGACCGACACCGCCCTCTACTTCTCCGGCGTCGCCACGCCGCGCAACGTCGCCGTGCTGGCCTACGCCGGGGTCGATCTCTTCGACGAAACCGCGGCCGTCGTGAAGGGAACCGAGGGCCGCTATCTCACGACCGACGAGGCGTACTTCCTCGAGGACTTAGAGGAACTCCCCTGCTCGTGTTCGGCCTGCCAGAAACCCCGCGAGGAGTTCACCCGCGAGGACTGCGCCGAGCACAACGTCAACGCCCTCGAGGCCGAACTCGGCATCGTCCGCCGGCGCATCCGCGACGGCCGCCTCCGGGACTACGTCGAGGGACAGGCCCGCCACGACCAGTGGCTCACCGCCGCCGTGCGCGAACTGGACTCGGAGTGGGGCTACCTCGAGGAGCGCACGCCGATCCTCCGGGACGCGGAGATTAACGCCGCGACCGAGGACACCCTCCGCCGCGTCGAGATCCAGCGGTACGCCGACCGCGTGACCACGCGCTACCGAAACCGCTTCCAGAACCCGCTGGTGTTGGTCCCCTGCTCGGCGACGAAACCCTACAGCGAGTCCCAGAGCCACGGCCAGTTCCACGACGTCATCCAGTGGCGCGCCCACCTCGTCTCGATGACCAGCCCCATCGGCGTCGTCCCCCAGGAACTCGAGACGACCTATCCGGCCCAGCACTACGACACCGTCGTCACGGGTCGCTGGTCGGAAGACGAGAAGCAGTTCGTGAGCGAGGTCCTGCGGCGCTACCTCGAGCGCAATGACTACCCCGAGATCATCGCCCACGTCCCCGACGAAGGCTACCGCGATATCGTCTCCCGCGTCGAGGAGGCCCTCGATCTCGACGTCACGTACACCGTCCCCGAGGGCGGCCACCCCACCGACGACGAGTCCCTCTCGAACCTCGGAACGGCGCTGTCGGGCGAACTGAAGTACTCCAAGCGCGAGCGCGAGCACAACACCGTCCGCGCCATCGCGGACTACCTGCTCGGCGACGGCGCCGGCGACGACCTCTTCGACGACATTCAGACGACCAGTCGCTACCCGAAGATCCAGGTCCGCGATAGCGAGGAGACCCAGCTCGCGACGATGGTTCCCCAGTACGGCACGCTCTCCTTTACCCTCGAGGGCGCGAAGCGGTGGGTCGACAGCGACGCCCCGACGAAGCGCGTCGAAATCGACGGCTTCGTCCCCCACGGCAGCGTGCTCGCGCCGGGCGTCGTCGACGCCGACGACGAGATCCGGGTCGGCGACGAGGTCGTCGTCGAGGGGCCGAACGCCTTCGCCGTCGGCCGCGCGGAGATGTTCGGCCGCGAGATGCGCGAGAGCTCCCGCGGGATCGCCTGCGAGGTCCGCCACGTCGAAGAGAAGTAG
- a CDS encoding 2-dehydropantoate 2-reductase, whose amino-acid sequence MKFAVFGAGGVGGYLGARLADAGHEVHLLARGDHLEALRADGLRLESVAGETTVELPATDDPSEIGPCDYVLFCVKAYDTRDAAGDLEPLLGEETAVVSFQNGVDNERWLAEAIGDEFVVGGVAYIFSTIGEPGVVEHTGGPARFVYGELDGRRTERIEALDDALSESEGVDAVLADDVRVELWRKFAFICAQAGMTAATRLPVGEIRDTNASWAMYRRLLEEVCSVARAEGVDLPDGLVDEWLEFAQELDPEMYSSLQYDLTRGKPMELDALHGSVVRHAADCDVDAPMNEAVHAILRPWADRNRKGD is encoded by the coding sequence ATGAAATTCGCCGTGTTCGGCGCCGGCGGTGTCGGCGGCTACCTCGGCGCGCGACTCGCCGACGCGGGCCACGAGGTCCACCTGCTCGCGCGGGGCGACCACCTCGAGGCGCTCCGGGCCGACGGGTTGCGCCTCGAGAGCGTCGCCGGGGAGACGACGGTCGAACTGCCCGCGACCGACGATCCGAGCGAGATCGGTCCCTGTGACTACGTGCTGTTCTGCGTGAAGGCCTACGATACGCGCGACGCCGCCGGCGACCTCGAGCCGCTGCTCGGCGAGGAGACGGCCGTCGTCTCCTTTCAGAACGGCGTCGACAACGAACGGTGGCTCGCCGAGGCGATCGGCGACGAGTTCGTCGTCGGCGGCGTGGCCTACATCTTCTCGACGATCGGGGAGCCGGGCGTCGTCGAGCACACCGGCGGCCCGGCGCGGTTCGTCTACGGCGAACTCGACGGGCGGCGAACGGAGCGGATCGAGGCGCTCGACGACGCGCTGTCGGAGAGCGAGGGCGTCGACGCGGTGCTGGCCGACGACGTCCGCGTCGAACTGTGGCGGAAGTTCGCGTTCATCTGCGCGCAGGCCGGCATGACCGCCGCGACCCGGCTTCCGGTCGGCGAGATCCGGGACACCAACGCCTCGTGGGCGATGTATCGGCGGCTCCTCGAGGAGGTCTGTTCCGTCGCTCGAGCCGAGGGCGTCGACCTCCCGGACGGCCTCGTCGACGAGTGGCTCGAGTTCGCACAGGAACTGGACCCGGAGATGTACTCCTCGCTGCAGTACGATCTGACCCGCGGCAAGCCGATGGAGCTCGACGCGCTCCACGGCTCGGTCGTCCGGCACGCGGCCGACTGCGACGTCGACGCGCCGATGAACGAGGCCGTCCACGCGATCCTCCGTCCGTGGGCCGACCGGAATCGGAAGGGCGACTGA